A region of Geotoga petraea DNA encodes the following proteins:
- a CDS encoding MBL fold metallo-hydrolase, with product MNLEKISGNTHYIKAPTNIGVYIFENKNALLIDSTMNKYESQKIERVLIDNHLKPKHIINTHAHIDHSGGNNYFKEKYPGLETYISKKEKVFMENPEIHYLITSSAYPNKKLKIRKKSKIDHTIETGIYKINDEKFEIIDLSGHAMGDIGIITPDRVAFLGDAIFSQYTLENHTLTYNLHLEKRIESLNKIKEMDADYFVISHGTKILNKEEIRELVEENMKNTNKIISEIVQICRQPSSREEILQKFYITHDIKTKYNGYLVNLSSLTSFLNYMLDNEKIDASVKDGKLVYFTI from the coding sequence TTGAATTTAGAAAAGATAAGTGGAAATACTCATTATATAAAAGCCCCAACAAACATAGGTGTTTATATTTTCGAAAATAAAAATGCCCTATTAATTGATTCAACAATGAACAAATACGAATCACAAAAAATTGAAAGAGTACTAATTGATAACCATTTAAAACCAAAACACATAATAAACACCCATGCCCACATAGATCATTCTGGAGGAAACAACTATTTCAAAGAAAAATATCCTGGATTAGAAACATATATATCTAAAAAAGAAAAAGTTTTTATGGAAAATCCAGAAATTCATTATCTAATAACTTCTTCTGCTTATCCCAACAAAAAACTAAAAATAAGAAAAAAATCAAAAATAGATCATACCATAGAAACTGGAATATACAAAATAAACGACGAAAAATTTGAAATAATAGACCTCTCCGGGCACGCAATGGGCGATATAGGAATAATAACCCCCGACAGAGTCGCTTTTCTTGGAGATGCAATTTTTTCTCAATACACATTGGAGAACCACACATTAACCTACAACTTACATTTAGAAAAACGAATAGAAAGTCTAAACAAAATCAAAGAAATGGATGCAGACTATTTTGTAATAAGCCACGGAACGAAAATATTGAACAAAGAAGAAATACGTGAATTGGTTGAAGAAAACATGAAAAATACAAACAAAATAATATCAGAAATAGTTCAAATTTGTAGGCAACCATCTTCAAGAGAAGAAATACTACAAAAATTTTATATAACCCACGATATAAAAACAAAATACAATGGATATTTGGTAAACCTTAGTTCGTTGACCTCTTTTTTAAACTATATGTTAGATAACGAAAAGATAGATGCTTCCGTAAAAGACGGAAAATTAGTTTATTTCACAATATAG
- a CDS encoding 2-oxoacid:acceptor oxidoreductase subunit alpha, whose protein sequence is MNSIFKDEVSIVLSGEAGQGIQTIEKLLTRILKSEGYNVFATKEYMSRVRGGSNSTEIRVGTKPLRSHKHKIDILLPLTKKSVEHLNDRVTDETIVVCQQSSLNVENGKVVDVPIFDIAKDIGGKIYSNIVALGFVLGLFGIKEDNIPKHMKKFFGKKSEDIINNNIKATKEGFAKAKKYYDNKEIKIEIKSNEKVENNLLFNGSEAIALGSLAGGCDSIFSYPMTPGSGVLLAMAGFSETFDDLLVEQAEDEIAAINQAIGGWYAGARSMVTTSGGGFALMGEGISLSAMLETPVVVHVAQRPGPATGLPTRTAQEDLNLIMNAGHGEFPRAIFAPGKLEDGFSVAQNAFNLADKYQIPVFLLTDQFFVDSYYNVEEFDLSDVKIEKQFIKTDKDYKRYSLTEDGISPRGIPGYGEGIVGVDSDEHDEAGHITEDLDIRNKMNEKRLKKLHALKKEALEPELYGNENYKKLLVSWGSNYYVAKEALDNLKDDSIALLHFTQVYPISEKANEYFDKADELIFMENNATGQFEKIVQLETGFKADHKLLKYNGMPFAVDELTDELKKLS, encoded by the coding sequence ATGAACTCAATCTTCAAAGATGAAGTCTCCATAGTTCTTTCCGGAGAAGCCGGGCAGGGAATACAAACTATTGAAAAGTTACTTACAAGAATTTTAAAAAGCGAGGGATACAATGTATTTGCCACAAAAGAGTACATGTCAAGAGTCAGAGGCGGAAGTAACTCTACTGAAATAAGAGTTGGAACAAAACCATTAAGAAGTCACAAACACAAAATAGATATTTTACTACCTTTAACCAAAAAATCCGTAGAACACCTAAATGATAGAGTGACGGATGAAACGATTGTTGTATGTCAACAATCATCCTTAAATGTAGAAAATGGAAAAGTTGTTGACGTACCTATATTCGATATTGCAAAAGATATTGGTGGGAAGATTTATTCAAACATAGTTGCTCTGGGGTTTGTTTTAGGGCTATTCGGAATAAAAGAAGACAATATACCAAAACATATGAAAAAATTCTTCGGTAAAAAGTCCGAAGATATAATAAATAACAACATAAAAGCTACAAAAGAAGGATTTGCAAAAGCCAAAAAATATTATGATAACAAAGAAATAAAAATTGAAATTAAAAGTAATGAAAAAGTAGAAAATAATTTGTTATTCAACGGAAGCGAAGCAATCGCTCTTGGTTCTTTAGCTGGGGGATGTGATTCGATATTCTCATATCCAATGACACCTGGCTCGGGAGTTTTACTTGCCATGGCTGGATTTTCTGAAACTTTTGACGATCTACTTGTAGAACAAGCAGAAGATGAAATTGCAGCTATAAACCAGGCTATTGGTGGTTGGTATGCTGGAGCAAGATCAATGGTAACAACTTCTGGCGGTGGGTTTGCTTTAATGGGCGAAGGCATTTCGCTCTCAGCAATGCTTGAAACTCCTGTAGTAGTTCACGTTGCTCAAAGACCAGGGCCAGCAACAGGACTACCTACAAGAACTGCTCAAGAAGATCTTAATTTAATTATGAATGCTGGACACGGTGAATTCCCAAGAGCTATTTTTGCTCCGGGAAAACTCGAAGATGGTTTCTCAGTAGCTCAAAATGCATTTAATTTAGCAGATAAATATCAAATTCCTGTATTTTTATTGACTGATCAATTCTTTGTTGATTCTTACTACAATGTAGAAGAATTTGATTTATCTGATGTAAAAATAGAAAAACAATTTATAAAAACAGATAAAGATTACAAAAGATATTCTTTAACAGAAGATGGTATTTCCCCAAGAGGAATTCCAGGATATGGAGAAGGAATTGTTGGTGTTGATTCGGATGAACACGACGAAGCTGGACATATCACTGAAGATTTAGACATCAGAAATAAAATGAACGAAAAAAGGTTAAAAAAGCTTCACGCTCTGAAAAAAGAAGCTTTAGAACCTGAATTATACGGAAACGAAAACTACAAAAAACTATTGGTTTCTTGGGGTTCAAATTACTATGTTGCAAAAGAAGCTTTAGATAATTTAAAAGATGATTCAATAGCTTTACTTCACTTTACGCAAGTTTACCCAATAAGTGAAAAAGCAAATGAATACTTTGATAAAGCCGATGAATTAATATTCATGGAAAACAACGCAACCGGACAGTTCGAAAAAATCGTTCAACTTGAAACCGGATTTAAAGCTGATCACAAACTATTAAAATACAATGGAATGCCTTTTGCTGTAGATGAACTTACAGACGAATTGAAAAAATTATCATAA
- a CDS encoding thiamine pyrophosphate-dependent enzyme: protein MSENMFSLEYEDSLDIAWCPGCGNFGILNLLKKTLEEVDELTPENFVLVSGIGQAAKIPHYFKTNYFNGLHGRALPAATAIKATRPDLTVVAESGDGDMYGEGGNHFLHTIRRNVNITNIVHDNMIYGLTKGQASPTTRQGQKTPVQVNGVILKPFNPIAVAMAAGATFVARASITDIKTTTEVIKKAIAHDGYALIDVFQPCVTFNKVNTFKWFRDNTYQLPEDYDPSNKEEALKLAFKEDKFPLGVIYQSNERKTFESQLNIYKNSKEPLFKRKRDMKKLEEFINSKK from the coding sequence ATGAGCGAAAATATGTTTTCACTTGAATATGAAGATTCTTTAGATATAGCTTGGTGCCCAGGTTGTGGGAATTTTGGGATATTGAATCTATTGAAAAAAACTTTAGAAGAAGTTGATGAGTTAACTCCTGAAAATTTTGTACTCGTATCTGGAATAGGCCAAGCAGCAAAAATACCGCATTATTTTAAAACAAATTACTTCAATGGGCTTCACGGAAGAGCTCTTCCAGCAGCAACAGCTATAAAAGCAACAAGACCTGATTTAACAGTTGTTGCAGAAAGTGGCGATGGAGATATGTATGGTGAAGGTGGAAACCACTTCTTACATACTATCAGAAGAAATGTGAATATAACTAACATAGTTCACGACAATATGATTTATGGGTTGACAAAAGGGCAGGCATCACCTACCACAAGACAAGGTCAAAAAACTCCCGTTCAAGTAAATGGAGTAATTCTAAAACCATTCAACCCAATAGCTGTAGCGATGGCAGCCGGGGCTACATTTGTTGCGAGGGCTTCAATTACAGATATAAAAACAACTACTGAAGTAATCAAAAAAGCTATTGCACACGATGGTTACGCTTTAATAGACGTTTTCCAACCATGTGTTACTTTCAACAAAGTAAACACATTTAAATGGTTCAGAGACAACACATATCAATTACCAGAAGATTATGACCCTTCAAACAAAGAAGAAGCACTTAAATTAGCCTTTAAAGAAGATAAATTTCCACTTGGTGTAATTTATCAATCAAACGAAAGAAAAACTTTTGAGAGCCAATTAAACATATACAAAAACAGTAAAGAACCTTTGTTCAAAAGAAAAAGAGACATGAAAAAATTAGAAGAGTTTATAAATTCAAAAAAATAA
- a CDS encoding ABC transporter ATP-binding protein, producing MIVDIRNMSKSFGSKSVLNNISISVKEGEIFSLIGPNGAGKTTTMRCIYGDLRPDEGEIDVFGEKFTQKQKTKIAVMSEDRLTFGRFNGEDYMKMWAMIYPNFSRETFSDFAIHYKFDLKQKIDTYSMGMKTLFHIALTVSSGADLLILDEPTQNLDPVIRHEVLEMLKDFANQEKKTVIISSHEIYELEEISTSFGIIKEGKLLYTDTIDDAKDKHRIINQGETIPEGEVIANIDDEVLIKTQEEVGRYPTFREISLAYLRENKVFKPFNKK from the coding sequence ATGATTGTAGATATAAGAAATATGAGTAAGAGTTTTGGATCCAAATCTGTTTTAAATAACATATCTATAAGTGTAAAAGAAGGTGAAATTTTCTCTCTTATAGGTCCTAACGGTGCGGGAAAAACTACAACAATGAGGTGTATTTATGGTGATCTAAGGCCAGATGAAGGAGAAATAGATGTTTTTGGGGAAAAATTTACACAAAAACAAAAAACAAAGATCGCTGTAATGTCTGAAGATAGGTTGACTTTTGGAAGGTTTAACGGAGAAGATTATATGAAGATGTGGGCTATGATCTATCCGAATTTTAGTAGAGAAACTTTTTCAGATTTTGCCATTCATTACAAATTTGATTTGAAGCAGAAAATAGATACTTACTCAATGGGTATGAAAACTTTGTTTCACATTGCTTTGACAGTATCTTCTGGAGCTGATTTGTTGATTTTAGACGAACCAACACAAAATCTTGATCCAGTTATAAGGCATGAGGTTTTGGAAATGCTGAAAGACTTCGCTAATCAAGAGAAAAAAACTGTTATAATTTCTTCTCACGAGATATACGAGCTCGAAGAAATTTCAACATCTTTTGGAATTATTAAAGAAGGAAAGTTGCTATATACAGATACTATAGATGATGCTAAAGATAAACATAGAATTATAAATCAAGGAGAAACCATTCCAGAAGGTGAAGTAATTGCCAATATAGATGATGAAGTGTTGATCAAAACACAAGAAGAGGTTGGAAGATACCCAACTTTTAGAGAAATTTCTTTGGCATACCTGAGAGAAAATAAGGTTTTTAAGCCATTTAATAAAAAATAA
- a CDS encoding redoxin domain-containing protein, which yields MALKVGDKIPDFELKDHKDKLHKISDYRGKKVLLSLHPFAYTPVCKNQMQELDQKYDTFKDLGVVSFGLSIDHQPVKAAWAKDIGIKKLPLLSDFWPHGKVSQDMGLFLDDMGTSARANVLIDEEGKVEWIKTYDLGEQPDFDEIIDYLK from the coding sequence ATGGCATTAAAAGTTGGAGACAAAATACCGGATTTTGAATTAAAAGATCACAAAGACAAACTACACAAGATTTCTGACTACAGAGGTAAAAAAGTACTGTTATCATTACATCCATTTGCATATACTCCAGTTTGTAAAAACCAAATGCAAGAATTAGACCAAAAATATGATACATTCAAAGATTTAGGAGTAGTTTCTTTTGGACTAAGTATAGACCATCAACCAGTAAAAGCTGCTTGGGCAAAAGATATAGGAATTAAAAAATTACCTCTTTTATCTGATTTCTGGCCACACGGAAAAGTATCCCAAGATATGGGCCTATTCTTAGATGACATGGGAACAAGTGCAAGAGCAAACGTTTTAATAGACGAAGAAGGGAAAGTTGAATGGATAAAAACTTATGATTTGGGAGAACAACCAGATTTTGATGAAATTATTGATTACTTGAAATAA
- a CDS encoding GntR family transcriptional regulator, translated as MLNKVDKHSGIPAYLQIMNQVKKEIILGNLKNGDQLPPVRKMQKIFGVNINTVTRALEKLSYEGKLEAQHGVGYFITSEENIGDEVFSNLKNCIKKLKESDLDLKMSLLLFEEVWKDESND; from the coding sequence ATGTTAAATAAAGTAGATAAACACTCTGGAATTCCAGCGTATTTACAGATTATGAATCAGGTAAAAAAAGAGATTATCCTTGGGAATTTGAAGAATGGGGATCAATTACCCCCCGTAAGAAAAATGCAGAAAATATTTGGAGTTAATATAAATACAGTTACAAGGGCTTTGGAAAAGCTTTCTTATGAAGGCAAGTTGGAAGCTCAACATGGGGTGGGATATTTTATCACTTCAGAAGAAAATATTGGAGATGAGGTTTTTTCTAATTTAAAGAATTGTATAAAAAAATTAAAAGAAAGTGATCTTGATCTGAAAATGTCATTATTACTCTTTGAGGAGGTTTGGAAAGATGAGTCAAACGATTAA
- a CDS encoding YfcC family protein produces the protein MKNSVEIGKKTFLISVLIIFSIMIISGVLTKTLPSGEYQREIVNGRDVIIENSYSEIDKPDYPVWRWFTAPIEVLWSSDSALIITIIVFILVVSGAIYVLNKNHVIEYIINNIVIRYKKQKYVLMSLVILVFMLFGALMGIFEEIVPLIPIMIMFSASLGWDKLTGLGMSLLAAGFGFSAAVANPFSLGVAQKIADVPVFSGIGFRLIIFATTYALLLGFMILHVRKNHSEAVVQEMETSHFDKNVSKASKVLASIIIILFVLILISGFTGFMSGLMLPVSGILFLIAGILSGLIIEKNILKVLKDFVLGMKDVLPGVLLILLAMSVKHIIMNGKILDTILFNAAEVISTSGPVVAVFLIYLLFFVMNLFIGSASAKAFLTMPIIVPLADLVGITRQTAVQAFVFGDGFSNLLYPTNAVLLISLGIAGVSFVKWFKFVWKIQAVIFLVSLIYLFIAVKIGYGPI, from the coding sequence ATGAAAAATTCAGTTGAAATAGGGAAAAAGACTTTTTTAATTTCTGTGCTTATTATTTTTTCGATTATGATTATTTCTGGTGTTTTGACAAAAACTCTACCTTCTGGTGAATATCAGAGAGAGATTGTAAACGGAAGAGACGTTATAATAGAGAACTCATATTCTGAGATAGATAAGCCAGATTACCCAGTATGGAGATGGTTTACAGCGCCAATAGAAGTTTTGTGGAGCTCTGATTCTGCTCTTATTATAACAATCATTGTTTTTATCTTGGTGGTTTCTGGTGCTATTTATGTTTTGAATAAGAACCATGTTATAGAATATATAATCAATAATATAGTTATTCGGTATAAAAAACAAAAATATGTTTTGATGTCTTTGGTTATCTTAGTCTTTATGCTTTTTGGGGCTTTGATGGGCATTTTTGAAGAAATAGTTCCGTTAATTCCCATTATGATCATGTTCTCTGCTTCTTTAGGTTGGGACAAATTAACAGGGCTTGGAATGAGTCTTCTTGCAGCTGGATTTGGTTTTTCTGCTGCTGTTGCTAACCCTTTTAGTCTTGGTGTTGCTCAGAAAATAGCAGATGTTCCTGTTTTTTCTGGGATTGGGTTTAGACTAATTATTTTTGCCACAACATATGCTTTGTTGCTTGGGTTTATGATTTTACATGTGAGGAAAAACCACAGTGAAGCTGTCGTACAAGAAATGGAAACTTCCCACTTTGATAAAAACGTTTCAAAAGCATCTAAAGTATTGGCATCAATAATAATTATACTTTTTGTTTTGATATTGATTTCTGGGTTTACAGGCTTTATGAGTGGACTCATGCTTCCTGTATCTGGAATTTTGTTTTTGATAGCTGGAATTTTGTCAGGGCTTATAATAGAAAAAAATATATTGAAAGTTCTGAAAGATTTTGTGCTTGGGATGAAAGATGTTTTACCAGGTGTTTTACTAATACTTCTTGCAATGTCTGTGAAACATATTATTATGAATGGTAAGATTTTGGATACTATTTTATTTAATGCTGCAGAAGTTATTTCAACATCTGGCCCCGTAGTTGCAGTATTTTTAATTTATTTACTGTTTTTCGTAATGAATTTGTTCATAGGGTCTGCATCGGCAAAGGCCTTTTTAACAATGCCAATTATTGTTCCTCTTGCTGATCTTGTTGGGATAACAAGGCAAACTGCTGTACAAGCTTTTGTTTTTGGAGATGGTTTTAGTAACCTTTTATATCCTACAAACGCTGTATTGCTAATATCTTTGGGAATAGCGGGAGTGAGTTTTGTAAAATGGTTTAAATTTGTATGGAAGATACAAGCAGTGATTTTTTTAGTATCTTTGATTTATTTGTTTATTGCTGTAAAAATAGGTTATGGACCAATATAA
- a CDS encoding M14 family metallopeptidase produces the protein MYNYCFDYDKCRDIFLDFEDDLKEYYSSVEKRCFTVKDNCFIDSFLCENEGNNKIVMITTGEHGIEGYAGNVFLQMFIKEYLPILKYNGISVNLVHAINPWGMKHKRRVNENNVDLNRNFILERNDLENSSFLEMKKYFTKRRPARKSDLNLIKSFLELVPYMTKLGNKGITEALAKGQFVEDKSVYYGGQKDEKSTKYMKEIYDDIYNNYEFILHLDIHTGAGPKNKMSIVNSAFSNKESSAWEKDFGYSPVVKTDKSSFYEIKGDMIDYIYKKYKGKNYFYSTCFEYGTYGEGLIGSIKTIKSLVVENQEWHYGSANSKTKEKVDQMFRGLFYPGDDSWKKSFEEDTRQGLNGVLKYFDFFK, from the coding sequence ATGTATAATTATTGTTTTGATTATGATAAATGTAGGGATATTTTTTTAGACTTTGAAGATGATTTGAAAGAATACTACTCATCTGTAGAAAAGAGATGTTTCACTGTTAAAGATAATTGCTTTATTGACAGTTTCCTTTGTGAAAACGAAGGTAATAATAAGATTGTTATGATTACTACAGGAGAACACGGTATAGAAGGATACGCAGGCAATGTCTTTTTACAGATGTTTATAAAAGAGTATTTACCTATTTTGAAATATAATGGTATTTCTGTAAACCTTGTACATGCTATAAATCCATGGGGAATGAAACACAAAAGAAGGGTTAATGAAAATAACGTTGATTTAAATAGAAATTTTATATTGGAAAGAAATGACCTTGAGAACAGCTCTTTTTTGGAGATGAAAAAGTATTTTACAAAAAGAAGACCGGCTAGAAAATCGGATTTGAATTTAATAAAAAGTTTTTTGGAACTGGTTCCTTACATGACAAAACTTGGGAATAAAGGGATTACAGAAGCTTTGGCAAAGGGTCAGTTTGTTGAAGACAAGAGTGTTTATTATGGCGGACAAAAAGACGAAAAATCGACAAAGTATATGAAAGAAATATATGACGATATATATAACAATTACGAATTCATTTTACACCTTGATATTCACACTGGAGCGGGGCCAAAAAATAAGATGAGTATTGTTAATTCAGCTTTTTCAAATAAAGAAAGTAGTGCTTGGGAAAAGGATTTTGGCTATTCGCCGGTAGTGAAAACAGATAAAAGTTCTTTTTATGAAATAAAAGGAGATATGATCGATTATATTTATAAAAAATATAAGGGGAAAAATTATTTTTATTCCACATGTTTTGAATATGGGACTTATGGTGAAGGGCTCATAGGCTCTATAAAAACCATAAAATCTCTTGTGGTTGAAAACCAAGAATGGCATTATGGTTCGGCTAATTCAAAGACTAAAGAAAAAGTAGATCAAATGTTTAGAGGACTATTTTATCCAGGTGATGATAGCTGGAAAAAGAGTTTTGAAGAAGATACAAGACAGGGATTAAACGGAGTGTTGAAATATTTTGATTTTTTCAAATAA
- a CDS encoding ATP-binding protein, which produces MKFVGRESELSFLEEQYNRDSSMVIIYGRRRIGKTTLIKEFIKNKKAIYFLATEESINENRKNLQNTIFQITKNNFYSENNEINWENLFNFVNGEKWILVIDEYQYLTMTDKSFTSKIQKIWDEFLKNKNVMLVLSGSLTNMMYSETLDSSSPLYGRRTGQIKLQELSFDDYKQFFDNKKISEIIDFYSVTGGVPKYVESFDLRKSLLQNIKDNIINVNSYLYEEPIFLLSKEVKEIGSFFSIIKSISFGNHKLSKISADIGIKQSSLIYYINVLQDLDIIERQVPITEKNPQKSKRGLYFIKDKFINFWFNFVYPYRNFIEMNNKTFVLEKIENNLIDNHVSFVYEDICRKKVLDLSANNFFNKNIIKVGRFWNNNFELDILGVDIKQNPVLFGECKYQKNKVGKEVLNKLKFKAEKISSKEKVYVIFSKSGFRKDLLDLSEKENNIFLFDNKIL; this is translated from the coding sequence ATGAAATTTGTTGGAAGAGAGAGTGAATTGAGTTTTTTAGAAGAACAGTATAATAGAGATAGTTCTATGGTTATTATTTATGGAAGAAGAAGAATTGGTAAAACTACCCTTATTAAAGAATTTATAAAAAATAAAAAAGCTATTTACTTTCTTGCTACCGAAGAATCGATTAATGAGAACAGGAAGAATCTTCAAAATACTATTTTTCAGATTACTAAAAATAACTTTTATTCAGAGAATAATGAAATAAATTGGGAAAATTTGTTTAACTTTGTTAATGGTGAAAAATGGATTTTAGTTATAGATGAATACCAATATTTAACTATGACGGATAAATCTTTTACATCTAAAATTCAAAAAATTTGGGATGAATTTTTGAAGAATAAAAATGTGATGCTTGTTCTCAGTGGGTCGCTTACAAATATGATGTATTCAGAAACTTTGGATTCTTCGAGCCCATTATACGGGAGAAGAACGGGACAAATTAAGTTACAAGAACTATCTTTTGATGATTATAAGCAATTTTTTGATAATAAAAAAATATCGGAAATAATAGATTTTTATTCGGTAACTGGAGGGGTGCCAAAGTATGTTGAATCTTTTGATTTGAGAAAATCCTTACTTCAAAATATAAAGGATAATATCATTAACGTTAATAGTTATTTATATGAAGAACCCATATTTTTATTGAGTAAAGAAGTAAAAGAAATAGGTAGCTTTTTTTCTATTATTAAAAGCATTTCTTTTGGGAATCATAAATTATCTAAAATATCAGCTGATATTGGGATTAAACAATCTTCACTAATATATTATATTAATGTTTTACAAGATTTAGACATTATTGAAAGGCAGGTACCAATAACCGAAAAAAATCCTCAAAAAAGTAAAAGAGGGCTATATTTTATAAAAGATAAATTTATAAATTTTTGGTTTAATTTTGTATATCCATACAGAAATTTTATAGAAATGAACAACAAAACCTTTGTTTTAGAAAAAATAGAAAATAATTTAATAGATAATCACGTAAGTTTTGTTTATGAAGATATTTGTAGAAAAAAAGTTTTGGATTTATCGGCGAACAATTTTTTTAATAAAAATATTATAAAGGTTGGGCGTTTTTGGAACAATAACTTTGAATTAGATATTTTGGGAGTTGATATCAAGCAGAATCCAGTTCTTTTTGGAGAGTGTAAATATCAAAAGAATAAAGTTGGAAAAGAAGTTTTGAATAAATTGAAGTTTAAAGCAGAGAAAATTTCTTCTAAAGAAAAAGTTTATGTTATCTTTTCAAAATCAGGTTTTAGAAAGGATTTATTGGATCTATCGGAAAAAGAAAATAATATATTTTTATTTGATAATAAAATATTATAA